From the genome of Papaver somniferum cultivar HN1 chromosome 2, ASM357369v1, whole genome shotgun sequence, one region includes:
- the LOC113348892 gene encoding glyoxysomal fatty acid beta-oxidation multifunctional protein MFP-a-like yields the protein MGSNKGRTVLEVGADGIAVITIVHPPVNSLSFDVLNSLKDNCEEAMRRNDVKAVVITGAKGKFSGGFDISAFGEIQGGKVEPPKPGYISIDIISNTLEGGKKPAVAAIDGLALGGGLEIAMACIARVSTSTAQLGLPELQLGIIPGFGGTQRLPRLVGLTKALEMMLMSKPVKGQEAHALGLVDVIVSPNELVNTARCLALDIVERRRPWVPSLYRTDKIEPLGEAKEILNFARAQARKQAPNLKHPQVCIDAIEEGIVSGPVAGLLKEAESFQTLLHDDTCKGLLNIFFAQRATSKVPGITDRRLTPRKIKKVAILGGGLMGSGIATALILSNYPVILKEVNENFLQSGIGRVKANLQSRVKKGKMTQEKFEKTFSLLKGSLGYESFKDVDMVIEAVIENVSLKQQIFADLEKHCPPHCILASNTSTIDLDLIGEKTRSQDRIVGAHFFSPAHVMPLLEIVRTKKTSPQVLVDLLDIGKNIKKTPVVVGNCTGFAVNRMFFPYSQAAILLVEHGTDVYKIDRAVSKFGMPMGPFRMIDLVGFGVAIATGTQFVLNFPERSYKSMLIPIMQEDKRSGETTRKGFYAYDNKRKASPDPEIAKYIEKARSMSDAKVDPKLMKSSDKDIIEMIFFPVVNEACRVLHEGIAVKASDLDIAAVMGMGFPPYRGGIMFWADSLGSKYICSRLEEWTKMYGDFFKPSAYLAERAAKGAKLSAPMMDQAVSRL from the exons ATGGGTAGCAACAAAGGAAGAACAGTTCTGGAGGTTGGAGCTGATGGGATTGCTGTTATTACAATCGTTCATCCACCTGTTAATTCCCTCTCTTTTGATG TATTGAACAGCCTCAAGGATAATTGTGAGGAAGCTATGCGAAGAAATGATGTAAAAGCAGTTGTAATTACAG GTGCGAAAGGAAAATTTTCTGGAGGTTTTGATATTTCGGCTTTTGGTGAAATCCAAGGGGGAAAGg TTGAGCCACCAAAGCCTGGTTATATATCAATTGACATTATCTCCAACACATTAGAAG GGGGAAAGAAACCTGCAGTCGCTGCTATTGATGGCCTTGCCCTAGGCGGTGGTCTAGAGATCGCAATG GCATGCATTGCACGTGTTTCTACCTCCACAGCACAGTTAGGCCTTCCTGAACTTCAGCTTGGAATAATTCCTGGATTTGGAG GAACACAGAGACTTCCACGCCTTGTTGGTCTTACGAAAGCCCTTGAAATGATGCTG ATGTCTAAGCCGGTGAAGGGGCAAGAGGCTCATGCCTTGGGCTTAGTTGATGTCATAGTTTCACCAAATGAATTGGTAAACACTGCTCGTTGTTTGGCCCTTGATATTGTGGAGCGCAGAAGACCTTGGGTTCCTAGTCTTTACAGAACAGATAAGATAGAGCCCCTGGGAGAGGCCAAGGAAATACTTAATTTTGCTAGAGCTCAGGCCCGGAAACAAGCTCCCAACCTCAAACATCCCCAAGTCTGCATTGATGCCATCGAGGAGGGCATAGTTTCAGGCCCTGTTGCTGGGCTTTTGAAG GAAGCCGAGTCTTTTCAAACACTTCTACATGATGACACTTGCAAGGGTTTGCTCAACATATTCTTTGCTCAACGTGCTACCTCAAAG GTTCCTGGCATCACTGATAGGAGATTGACaccaagaaaaattaaaaaagttgCCATTCTTGGCGGAGGACTCATGGGATCTGGAATTGCAACAGCATTGATTCTTAGTAATTATCCTGTGATCCTGAAAGAAGTAAATGAGAACTTTTTACAATCAGGAATTGGGAGGGTAAAAG CAAATTTGCAAAGTCGTGTCAAGAAAGGAAAAATGACACAAGAGAAATTTGAGAAAACCTTCTCCCTTCTCAAGGGTTCTCTCGGCTACGAAAGCTTCAAAGATGTGGACATGGTCATAGAG GCGGTTATCGAAAATGTCTCGTTGAAACAACAAATTTTTGCTGATCTTGAAAAACATTGCCCACCTCATTGCATTCTTGCTAGTAATACCTCCACTATTGACTTGGATCTTATTGGGGAAAAGACACGGTCCCAAGATCGTATTGTTGGTGCTCATTTTTTTAG TCCGGCTCATGTGATGCCACTTTTAGAGATAGTTCGTACTAAGAAGACATCTCCTCAAGTACTTGTTGACTTACTAGATATTGGGAAAAATATCAAGAAAACTCCAGTTGTTGTTGGGAACTGTACCGGTTTTGCGGTTAATAGGATGTTCTTCCCTTACTCACAAGCAGCAATCTTACTCGTTGAACATGGTACAGACGTCTATAAGATTGACAGGGCAGTTTCCAAATTCGGGATGCCAATGGGTCCATTCAG GATGATTGATTTGGTTGGTTTCGGGGTTGCAATTGCAACTGGCACCCAGTTTGTCCTGAACTTTCCTGAGAGATCATACAAGTCTATGTTGATTCCAATCATGCAAGAGGACAAAAGATCTG GGGAAACCACTCGCAAGGGTTTCTATGCCTATGACAATAAGCGCAAGGCAAGCCCTGATCCTGAAATTGCGAAATACATTGAGAAAGCAAGGAGCATGTCCGATGCAAAAGTTGATCCCAag TTAATGAAGTCATCAGATAAGGACATCATCGAGATGATATTTTTCCCAGTCGTGAATGAAGCCTGCCGTGTCCTACATGAAGGAATTGCAGTCAAGGCATCAGACCTTGACATTGCCGCTGTTATGGGGATGGGATTCCCACCATACAG GGGAGGAATCATGTTCTGGGCTGACTCACTCGGATCCAAATACATTTGTTCGAGGTTAGAGGAATGGACCAAGATGTATGGAGATTTCTTCAAGCCTTCGGCCTACTTGGCAGAACGAGCTGCCAAAGGAGCTAAACTG AGTGCACCAATGATGGATCAAGCTGTGTCTCGGCTATAA
- the LOC113348894 gene encoding exocyst complex component SEC15B-like, which produces MSSSARTKKTVNKDGDDDPNSEYNQEEQIISSAISNGEDLGPIIRKAFSNGKPDILLSSLKNFKKSKEYEIEEVCKIHYQDFITAVDELKDLLSDVDELKSSISSSNSILQSTALPLLNILDSFIESRNVYNNVHVALNSVQICIRLLELCSRVNFHLESNNFYLALKCIDLLENEFLDDGRTPSVTIRRMLEKQIPSMRLFIERKISKEFGDWLVDIRLVSRNLGQLAIGQASAGRQREEELRIKQRQAEEQSRLSLRDCVYALIEEEEEDESGDGVGYDGKEMLYSNGGSGMLGFDLTPLYRAYHIHQNLGLENRFKQYYFENRKLQLTSDFQVSSMTPFLESHQTFFAQIAGFFIVEDRILRTGGGLITKYEVENLWDTAVSKMCSVLEDQFSRMQTANHLLLIKDYVSLLGVTLRRYGYPVHALLDVIGKHRDKYHELLLSESKKLIGEALAADNFEQMMMRKEYEYSMNVLAFQIQTSEIMPAFPYIAPFSTTVPDCCRIVRSFIEDSVSFMSYGGQLEFYDVVKKHLDRLLTDVLDGSLLKLIKSPSVNGVSQAMLVAANMAVLERACDFFFRHAAQLSGIPLRMAERGRKQNPLNNARDAAEEVLSGLLKAKVDGFMTLVENVNWVSEEVPHNGNEYVNEVIIYLETLVSTAQQILPVQVLKRVLKGVLSHISGKIVSILLSDSVKKFNISAITGIDVDVRLLESFADNLSHLFSDEDASQLKLALVESRQLMNLLLSSHPENFLNPVIRERSYNTLDYRKVISISEKLKDSSDSYFGSFGGRGTKQDPKKRSLDALVKRLKDVS; this is translated from the coding sequence ATGAGTTCCTCAGCAAGAACTAAAAAAACCGTTAACAAAGACGGCGATGATGATCCTAATTCTGAGTATAATCAAGAGGAACAAATAATCTCGTCAGCAATCTCTAATGGTGAAGATTTAGGTCCAATCATTAGAAAAGCTTTCTCAAACGGTAAACCAGATATTTTACTTTCATCTCTCAAAAACTTTAAGAAATCAAAAGAATATGAAATTGAAGAAGTCTGTAAGATTCATTATCAGGATTTTATCACAGCAGTTGATGAATTGAAAGATTTATTATCAGATGTTGATGAATTGAAGTCTTCGATTTCGAGTTCAAATTCAATTTTACAATCAACTGCTTTACCTTTACTTAATATACTTGATAGTTTTATTGAATCTAGAAATGTTTATAATAATGTTCATGTGGCACTTAATTCCGTTCAGATCTGTATACGTTTGCTTGAACTGTGTTCCAGAGTTAACTTTCATTTGGAGAGTAATAATTTCTATTTAGCTTTGAAATGTATTGATTTGTTAGAGAATGAGTTTCTTGATGATGGTAGGACTCCGAGTGTAACGATTCGGAGGATGTTAGAGAAACAAATTCCAAGTATGAGATTGTTTATTGAGAGGAAGATTAGTAAAGAATTTGGTGACTGGTTAGTTGATATAAGACTTGTTAGTAGGAACTTAGGGCAATTAGCTATTGGACAAGCTTCAGCTGGTAgacaaagagaagaagaattgaGGATTAAACAAAGACAAGCTGAAGAACAAAGTAGATTGAGTTTACGAGATTGTGTTTATGCGTTAattgaggaagaagaggaggatgagaGTGGTGATGGAGTTGGGTATGATGGTAAGGAGATGTTGTATAGTAATGGTGGAAGTGGTATGTTAGGGTTTGATTTGACACCACTGTATAGGGCTTATCATATTCATCAAAATTTGGGGTTAGAGAATCGGTTTAAGCAATATTACTTTGAGAATCGAAAGCTTCAATTGACTTCGGATTTTCAGGTTTCATCTATGACACCCTTTTTGGAATCACATCAGACATTTTTTGCTCAAATCGCGGGGTTCTTTATTGTGGAGGATCGGATTTTAAGGACGGGTGGGGGGTTGATTACGAAATATGAAGTTGAGAATTTGTGGGATACTGCTGTTAGTAAAATGTGTTCTGTTTTAGAAGATCAATTCTCTAGAATGCAAACTGCAAACCATCTTTTGCTTATTAAAGATTATGTTAGCTTGCTTGGTGTTACTTTGCGCCGATATGGTTACCCGGTTCATGCTTTGCTTGATGTTATAGGCAAGCATAGAGATAAATATCATGAACTTTTGCTTTCTGAATCCAAGAAATTGATTGGGGAAGCTCTTGCTGCGGATAACTTTGAACAGATGATGATGAGGAAAGAGTATGAGTATTCAATGAATGTTTTGGCGTTCCAAATACAAACCTCTGAGATTATGCCGGCGTTCCCCTATATTGCACCATTTTCTACTACGGTTCCAGATTGCTGCCGAATTGTCCGATCCTTCATTGAGGATTCTGTGAGCTTCATGTCATATGGGGGACAACTGGAGTTCTACGATGTTGTAAAAAAGCATCTGGATCGGCTTCTGACTGATGTTCTGGATGGGTCACTTCTTAAGCTCATTAAGTCTCCTTCGGTCAATGGAGTGTCTCAGGCAATGTTAGTTGCAGCTAACATGGCTGTTCTTGAACGAGCTTGTGATTTCTTCTTTCGTCATGCTGCACAGCTTTCAGGTATCCCGTTGAGAATGGCAGAAAGGGGTAGAAAGCAGAATCCTTTGAATAATGCCCGTGATGCTGCAGAAGAGGTTCTTTCAGGGCTGCTGAAAGCCAAGGTTGATGGGTTTATGACTTTGGTCGAGAATGTGAATTGGGTTTCAGAAGAAGTTCCTCACAATGGGAATGAATATGTGAACGAAGTGATCATTTATCTTGAGACTCTGGTGTCTACTGCTCAGCAGATATTGCCGGTTCAAGTACTTAAGAGGGTCTTAAAAGGCGTTCTTTCACATATATCAGGGAAGATTGTCAGCATCTTACTGTCGGACTCTGTTAAGAAATTCAATATAAGTGCTATTACAGGAATTGACGTGGATGTTAGGTTGTTAGAATCATTTGCAGATAACTTATCTCATCTTTTCTCAGACGAAGATGCAAGTCAGTTGAAGTTGGCATTAGTGGAGTCGAGGCAACTAATGAACTTGCTTTTGAGCAGTCATCCGGAGAATTTTCTTAATCCTGTGATCAGGGAGAGGAGTTACAACACTTTGGACTATAGGAAAGTGATTTCAATATCAGAGAAGTTAAAGGATTCTTCAGATAGTTATTTTGGAAGCTTTGGAGGGAGGGGAACCAAACAAGACCCCAAGAAGAGGTCCCTTGATGCTTTGGTCAAGAGACTCAAGGATGTGAGCTAA